CATTAGGCAGCAGGAGTACGTCGACCCGAGCGACTCCCGCATCACGATTGGCGAACTGGGCAATATCTGGCTCCAGGACCAGCGGGCGGTCCTCAAGCCTTCGTCGATGCATCCCCTTGAGTCATGCTGGCGCGTTCACGTGCAGCCGAGATGGGCATCCATCCGTGTCAACGCCGTCCGCTACAGCGACGCCCGGAGCTGGGTCACTGAACTGAGCGAAAGACGCGGCGCATCCACCGTGATCCGCGCATACGGCATACTCGCGTCGATTCTCGACGTGGCCGTGCGGGACCGTCGGCTCAGAGAGAACCCGGTGCGGGGGATCAAGCTGCCCCGCAAGCAACCCAAACGCCGCGTGTACTTGACCCATCGACAGGTCGAGCTGCTCGCCAGCGAATCTCGATACCCAGACATCATCCTCTTTCTCGCGTACACCGGGTTGCGGTGGGGAGAAGCTACGGGGCTCCGCGTCCGCGACGTCGACCCGATGCGCCGGCGCGTGCACGTGCAAGAGAACGCCGTCATGGTCAACGGCACCGTTCACACCGGCACACCCAAGACCCACGCGGCCAGGTCCGTGCCCTACCCTGACTTCCTCGACCCGGCCATCCGCGCAGACATGCGGGGGAAGGCAGCTGAGCACCTCCTCTTCGGCGACGGCGACGACCACCTCCGGCTCCCCAGCTCCCAAGATGGCTGGTTCGCTGCCGCCGTCCGCCGCGCACGAGAGATCGACCCCGACTTCCCCTACATCTCCCCTCACGATCTGCGTCATACCGCCGCGAGCCTGGCTATCAGCGCCGGCGCAAACGTCAAAGCAGTACAGCGGATGCTCGGTCACGCCAGCGCGGCGATGACACTCGACACGTACGCCGATCTCTTCGACGACGACCTGGATTACGTCGCACAGGCGCTCAGCCGCGCTCGCGACACCCAGCGCACGATCACGATTCCGGAGAGTTCGCACGCGGGACCCGCCGGCTATCGCGGGCCCGGGCGCAGCTACGGTCAACTCGACCGCTGACCATCGCGACGCGCGCAATGGGCGTTGCGGGGGCGGACCACGGCCGTTCGCAGAACTCCCGGAGGTGGTGTCGAGCACGCTGCGCAACGCACTTTTACCCATTCTTTACCCGCCTGCCCGGCGAAGGGTAAGACGAAAGCCCCGCGATCCCAATATTTACAGGGGTTCGCGGGGCTTCGACGATGGCGGTGACGGTGGGATTTGAACCCACGGTAGGGGGTTACCCTACACAACTTTTCGAGAGTTGCACCTTCGGCCGCTCGGACACGTCACCGCCGAAGAGTCTACGACACGCCGCGGTCGGTCGCGAATCGCGGCATCCGACCCTCCCTCTCCCGGCAGCTTCTGCCCTCGGAGAGCCGAGGGAGGGGCGAAAGCTGACGGGAGAAGTGCAGACGTCGGAAGGGCGGTGAGGACGGATGCCACGGACCGGCGCACCGCCACGGCCGCGCCGCTCGCTCGGCGACGAGAGATCGGGCCACACCCGCGCACGGCCGGCTGGGAGACTGAGCGCATGGCGGTCATCGAGAACTCCAAGGTCACCATCGTCGGCGCCGGAAGCGTGGGTGCGAGCACCGCGTACGCAGCGCTGATCCGCGGGTCGGCCCGGCACGTCGCCCTCTACGACATCGCCACCGCGAAGGTCGACGCCGAGGTGCTCGACCTCGCCCACGGCACGCAGTTCACCGGGCGGAGCGACATCGTGGGCGGCAGCGACATCGGCGTCGCCGAGGGTTCGCATGTCATCGTCATCACCGCCGGCGCGAAGCAGGACCCCGGTCAGACCCGCATCGACCTGGCGGGCGTGAACGCCGGCATCCTGCAGCGCATGCTGCCCGAGCTCCTCGACGTCGCCCCGAACGCGATCTACGTCATCGTGACGAACCCCTGCGACGTACTGACGGTCCGCGCGCAGCAGGAGACAGGGCTCCCGCCCGAGCGCATCTTCGCCTCGGGCACCGTGCTCGACACCTCGCGCCTGCGATGGAAGCTCGCGCAACGCGCGGGGGTGTCGACCTCGAGTGTGCACGCCTACATCGTCGGAGAGCACGGCGACACTGAGTTCCCGCTGTGGTCGCGCGCGACGATCGGCACCGTGCCGATCCGCGAGTGGCAGGCCGCGGGTCATCCGCCGATGACGCAGACCGAGCTGGACGAGATCGCGGTGGACGTGCGGGATGCCGCGTACAAGGTCATCCAGGGGAAGGGGGCGACGAACTACGCCATCGGCCTCTCCAGCGCCCGCATCATCGAGGCGGTCCTCGGTGATGAGCACGCGGTGATGCCGGTCTCGACGGTGCTGCGCGACTTCCACGGGGTCGACGGGGTCGCCCTCTCGGTCCCGTCGATCGTCAGCGCGTCCGGCGCGACGCCGGTGCGCGAGACGACCTTCTCCGACCACGAACTCGAGCTGTTCCACCGCTCTGCCGCAGCGATCCACGACGTCGCGCGCTCGCTCCCGTGACCTGAATCCGACCAGGCCCTCAGCCGAGGAACCCGCGCAGAAGCGACTCCGACCCGGCGAGGTGTTCGAGGACGGCCGCCTCGGCGGCATCCGCTCGCCCGGCCAGGATCGCGGTGACGATCGCCTCGTGCTGGGCGTTGGAGTGCTCGATGTTGCGGGGAAGGAGCGGAAACGCGTCGAGCCACACGTTGACCTGCGCCCGGTTCTCGGCGATGAGGGCGACGAGGGAGGGGACCGCGGCGAGCTCGGCGATCGTCAGGTGCAGCAGCGTGTCGAGCCGACGGTAGTCGTCGGTGCCGACGAGCGCGGCCTCCTCGTGCCGTGCCCACAGCTCGGCTCTCGCCTCGGGGTCGAGGGTGCGCCCGGCAGCGGTGCGCGCCGCACCCGCCTCGAGCACCCGCCGAAGGCCCAGCACGTCTTCGAGCTCGGTCGCGCTCACCGCGACCGACGCCGGCTGCGGCAGCGGGTCGGCGACGAACGTGCCGCCGTACCGGCCGCGCCGCCGCACGAGGTACCCGGTGTCGGCGAGCTCGCGGATCGCCTCGCGCACGGTGTCGCGGCTGACCCCGTAGAGCCCGGCGAGCTCGCGCTCGGGCGGCAGCGACTCCCCCGGCGCGACGACGCCGAGCCGCACGGTCTGGATGAGGCGGGCGATGGTGTCTTCGAGGGCGTTCCCCCCGCGCACCGGCCGGTAGACCGCGCGCCGCACGGCGGGGAGGGGCACCTCGACGGACACGGCACTCACCTACAGGGGGGTGACATACGCGTTTGTGATGCCGCCGTCGACGACGAACGCGGTGGCGGTGATGAACGAGGCGTCGTCGGAGGCGAGGAAGGCGACCGCCGCGGCCATCTCCTCGGGTTCGGCGAACCGCCCCATGGGCACGTGGATGAGGCGGCGCTGCGCGCGCTCGGGGTCTTCTGCGAAGAGCTCGCGCAGGAGCGGGGTGTTCACCGGCCCCGGGCAGAGCGCGTTCACCCGGATCCCCTGTCGTGCGAACTGCACCCCGAGCTCGCGCGTCATCGCGAGCACTCCGCCTTTCGACGCCGTGTAGGAGATCTGCGAGGTCGCCGATCCCAGCAGCGCCACGAACGACGCGGTGTTGATGATTGATCCGCGTCCCGCCGGCACCATGTGGCGCAGCGCCGCGCGCGAGCACAGATACACGCTCTTGAGGTTGACGTCCTGCACCCGGTCCCACGCGGGGAGCTCCGTCGTCTCGATCGAGTCGTCGTCGGCGGGTGAGATGCCGGCGTTGTTGAAGGCGATGTCGAGGCGCCCGAGGTCGCCCGCGACCGAGTCGAAGAGCTGATTGACGGATGCCTCGTCGGCGACGTCGACCGGACGGAAGAGCCCGTCCACCTCGGCGGCCGCCCGCTCGCCCGACGCGGGGTCGACGTCGGCGATCACGACGCGGGCGCCTTCAGAGGCGAAGCGGCGGGCGGTGGCGAGGCCGATGCCGCTCGCACCACCGGTGACGATGGCGACCCGGTCGGCGAGGCGTTGGGTGAGGTCCATGGGTGTTTCCTGTCTGGATCGTGGGGCGTTTCGACTCGCTGCGCTCGCTCAACGACCGGTCACGGTCAGTCGGTGGCGAAGAAGACGTTCTTGGTCTCGGTGAAGTGCTCGGCGGCGTCGGGCCCGAGCTCGCGCCCGAGACCGGAGGCCTTCATCCCGCCGAACGGGGTGGCGTACCGCACCGAGGAGTGCGAGTTCACCGACAGCACGCCGCTCTTCACCCCCCGGGCGACGCGCACGGCGCGGCCGAGGTTCTCGGTCCACAGCGACCCGGCGAGGCCGTAGATCGTGTCGTTGGCGAGACGGATCGCGTCGGCCTCGTCGTCGAAGGGCAGCACCGCGACGACGGGTCCGAAGACCTCCTCCTGCGCGATCCTGTCGCCGGGGGATGCCAGCACCACCGTGGGCGCGAACCAGAAACCCTCGCCCGCCGGAGCTGCGCCGCGGAAGGCGACGTCGACGCCGTCGAGGAAGCCGGCGACGGTGTCGCGGTGAGAAGCGGAGATGAGCGGCCCCATGTCGGTGTCGGCCGACCCGGGGTCGCCGACCCGCCACGCCTGGACGGCCGGCTCGAGCAGCTCGAGGAACCGGTCGTAGACCGAGCGTTCGACGAGGAGGCGGCTGCGGGCGCAGCAGTCCTGCCCTGCGTTGTCGAACACCGATCCGGGCGCACTCGCGGCGGCGCGCTCGAGGTCGGCGTCGGCGAAGACGATGTTGGCCGACTTGCCGCCGAGCTCGAGCGTCACCGGCTTCAGCATGCGGGCACAGCCCGCCGCGACATCCGTCCCGACCTCGGTGGACCCCGTGAAGACGACCTTGCGGACGTCGGGGTGGCTGACGAACCGCTGTCCGACGACCGATCCCGATCCGGTGACGACCTGGAAGAGGCCGTCGGGAAGACCCGCGTCGAGAGCGAGCTCGCCCAGGCGGATCGCGGTCAGCGGCGTCAGCTCGGCCGGCTTCAGCACCACCGCGTTGCCGGCGGCGAGCGCCGGCGCGAACCCCCACGACGCGATCGTCATCGGGAAGTTCCACGGCACGATGATCCCCACCACGCCGTAGGGCTCGTGGAAGGTGACATCCAGTCCCCCGGCGACGGGGATCTGCTGGCCGATCAGGCGCTCGGGTGAGGCGGCGTAGTAGTTCAGCACCTGCGCGACGTGCGAGGCCTCCCACCTCGCCGACCCGATGGGGTGACCGGAGTTCTCCACCTCGAGGGCGGCGAGCTCGTCGACGTGCGCCTCGACGACCCGCGCGAAGGCGCGGAGGGCGTCGGCTCGGGCACCCGGGGCGAACGCTGCCCAGGCGCGCTGCGCCACCACGGCGCTCGCGATGGCGGCGTCGACCTCGGCGAGACCGGCGCGCGGGATCTCGCGGAACGCCCGTCCGGTGGCGGGGTTGACGAGGGTGATCGTGTCGCTCATGCCGACACCTCCTGCTCTGGGTGCGAAGCGCGCGAGCGGGCCCGGTAATCGGCGGCCTCGCGCACGAGCCCGGCGAAGAGCCGGCGGTCGTCGAGGTTCTGTTCGGGATGCCACTGCACGCCGAGCAGGTACCCATCGCCGGTGCCCTCCACGGCGTAGACCAGCCCGTCGTCGGTCCGCGCGGTGACGGCCAGCCCGTCGCCGAGGCGATCGATGCCCTGGTGGTGGTAGCTGTGCACCTCCTGCGTGCCGGCCCCGACGAGCTCCGCGAGCCGCGAGCCCGCCTCGACCTCGGCCGGGTTGGTCGCGAAGACGCCGTTCCCGAGGCGGTACTTCTCGGTGCCGAGCACGTCGGGGAGGTGCTGATGCAGGCTGCCGCCGCGTGCGACGTTGACCACCTGCATCCCGCGACAGATCGCCAGCACCGGCATCCGCCTGGCCTCCGCGCCCGAGAACAGCGCCAGCTCCCACGCGTCGCGATCGGCGCGGGCCGGGTCGGTGAGCGGATGCCGCGGCGCGCCGTACAGCTCGGGCTGCACGTCGACCCCGCCGGTGAGGATCAGCCCGTCGAGTCCGTCGAGGACCGCGGGCGCGGCGTCGTCGGGCGCCGGCTGCGGGGGAAGGAGCACCGCGATCCCCCCGGAGGCGGTCACGGCGTCGAAGTACACCTCGGGAAGGAAGGCGGCCCGCACATCCCACACCCCCTGGGCGGCCTGCTCGAGGTAGGTGGTGAGGCCGATGACGGGCCGCCTCGTCCGCGCGCCGCCGGTGTCGTCAGAGCCGCTCGAAACCACGCACCCGCTCCCAGTCGGTCACGGCGGCGTCGTAGGCCTCGACCTCGATGCGCGCCTGATTGAGGTAGTGCTCGACGACCTCGTCGCCGAAAGCCGCCCGCGCGATCGCGGACTCATCGAAGAGCTGCGCCGCCTCGCGGAGGGTCGTCGGCAGATGGTCGACGCCGGCGGCGTAGGCGTTGCCGCGCAGCGGGTCGGGAAGCGGCAGCTCGTGCTCGAGCCCGTGGAGGCCGCCGGCGATGATCGCGGAGATCGCCATGTAGGGGTTCACGTCGCCGCCGGGCACCCGGTTCTCCACGCGCAGCGACGAGCCGTGCCCGACCACGCGGAGGGCGCAGGTGCGGTTGTCCACGCCCCACGCGATGCCGGTCGGCGCGAAGCTGCCCTTCGCGAAGCGCTTGTACGAGTTGATCGTCGGGGCGTAGAGCAGGGTGAACTCGCGGAGCGTGGCGAGGATCCCGGCGATCCACGACTGCATCAGCGGACTGAACCCGTGAGGGCCGTCGCCGGACATCACCGGCTCCCCCGCCTCCGAGCGCACCGAGAGGTGGATGTGGCAGCTGTTGCCCTCGCGCTCGTTGAACTTCGCCATGAAGGTGATCGCCTTGCCGTGCTGGTCAGCGATCTGCTTCGCACCGGTCTTGTAGATGGTGTGCTGGTCGGCGGTCTCGAGCACCTCGGCGAAGCGGAACGCGATCTCCTGCTGCCCGAGGTTGCATTCGCCCTTCACCCCCTCGCAGTACATGCCCGCTCCGTCCATTCCCAGACGGATGTCACGCAGCAGCGGCTCCAGTCGGGTCGAGGCGAGGATGTCGTAGTCGACGTTGTAGTCGGTGGAGGGCTTCAGATCGCGGTACCCCTTGGCCCACGCGCAGCGGTAGCTCTCGTCGAAGACCATGAACTCCAGCTCCGTGCCGCTGTAGCCGACGAGCCCGCGCTCGGCGAGACGGGCGCGCTGGGCCTGCAGGATGGCTCGCGGCGACTGCGCGACAGCGTCGCCGCCCTCCCACCCGAGGTCGGCCATGACCAGCGCGGTTCCGGGCTGCCACGGGACGCGGCGCAGGGTCTCGATGTCGGGCAGCAGCATCATGTCGCCGTACCCGGTCTCCCAGCTGGCCATGGTGTAGCCGTCGACGGTGTTCATGTCGACGTCGACCGACAGGAGGTAGTTGCACGCCTCGGCGCCGTGGTGCAGCACCTCCTCCTGGAACAGCCGCGCCGACACCCGCTTGCCGACCAGGCGACCCTGGGCATCGGCGAAACCGACGATGACGGTGTCGATCTCACCGGCCGCGATGGCCGCCGCCAACTCGGACGGAGTCATGTTTCCCGGCATCCTTGCTCCTCACTGTGGTGCAGCGCTCCCCCACCGTCAGGCGGCGGCGCCTTTCGACCGATGCGCCGCCGACCGGTGGGGTCCGGTCGCGACCACTGTAACCGGGCTCGTCGAGATAAAGGTAGACACAGCCCACCATTGGGTCCACAATCATCCGCAAGGCGCACACCCTCGCCGCACCCGAGCGCACGGAGGACCGATGTCACAGTCGAAGAGCGAGCCCCAGAAGGTCGCCGGAGCGACCTATACGCGAGCGGGCCAGGACTACTTCGAAAAGCGCGGACTCAAACGCGCCGCGGGGATCTGGGGTCTGTGGGGCCTCGCCGTCGCCGCCGTGATCTCGGGAGACTTCTCGGGCTGGAACTTCGGCATCGACTTCGCCGGCTTCGGCGGCATGCTGATCGCGTTCGCCGTGCTGGTCCTGATGTACTACGGCCTGATCTTCTCGATCGGGGAGATGGCGGCGGCGATGCCGCACACCGGTGGCGCGTACTCGTTCGCGCGTTCGGCGATGGGCCCCTGGGGAGGGCTCGTCACCGGCGCGGCGGAGACGATCGAGTACGTGGCCACCACCGCTGTGATCGTCTACTTCTCGGCGTCCTACGCCGATGCGATCACGAGCGAACTGCTCGGCCTGTCGCTGCCGCCCTGGGTGTGGTGGCTGGTGCTCTACGTGGTGTTCATCGCCCTGAACTCGGCGGGGGCCGCGATCTCGTTCCGCTTCGCGATCGTCGTGTCGGTCATCTCGATCGGCATCATCGTCGTCTTCTCGCTGATGGCCGTCTTCTCCGGCGCGTTCCAGTGGGCGAACCTCTGGGACATCGCCCCCGACCCGGGTCAGACCGCGTTCCTGCCGCACGGCGTGCTGCCGATCCTGTTCGCCCTCCCCTTCGCGATGTGGTTCTTCCTCGGCATCGAGGAGCTGCCGCTGGCGGCGGAGGAATCCCACAACCCCGTGCGCGACATCCCGAAAGCCGGCTTCTGGGCCCGCGGCACGCTCATCGTCACGGGACTTCTCGTGCTCTTCCTCAACACCGGCGTCATCGGCGCCGAGGCGACCGGGGTCGCCGGTGAGCCGCTGCTCGACGGGTTCCGCGCGATCGTGGGCGACGAGGCGGCGGCGGTGCTCGCCCTCCTCGCCCTCGTCGGGCTTCTCGCCTCGCTCCAGGGGATCATGTTCGCCTACGGCCGCAACATGTACTCCCTCTCCCGCGCCGGCTACTACCCGCGCTTCCTCTCCCTGACCGGCAAGCGCAAGACCCCGTGGGTGGCTCTGACCGTCGGCGCGGCGATCGGCTTCGTGGCGCTGGCGATCCTCGACACCCTCGCCGCGGTGAACGAGGGCGCCGGCGCGGTCGCCGGCGCGATCGTGCTGAACATCGCGGTGTGGGGCGCGGTGCTGGCCTACTTCCTGCAGATGGTGTCGTTCGTGCTGCTGCGCCGGAAGTTCCCGAACGTCAACCGGCCCTACAAGAGTCCGTGGGGTGTGCCGGGTGCGATCCTGGCAGCGGTGATCGCGGCGATCGTCTTCGTCGGATTCCTCCTGAACCCGACGTTCCTTCCGGCGATCATCGCGATCGTGGTCGTGTACGTCGTCATCCTGCTCGGGTTCGGCCTATTCTTCCGTCACCGTCTCGTGCTTTCGCCCGAGGAGGAATACGCTTTGTCCGGGGGCCGCCACGGCGACCCTCAAGCAGAGGGATACGACGCCATGGAGTCTCAGGTCTTCGGCAAAGACGCCTGACCTTTCTCACCGGGGCGAGGTGCTGCGACTGGGGGGTTGCAGCGCCTCGCCGACGGAGAACGGATCGGATGTCGGGGGCCGCGGCTAAGGTCGCAGCATGCCCCGTCGCACCGCCACGACCGCCCCGTACCGGTGCACGGAGTGCGGGTGGACGACCGCCCGCTGGGTCGGGCGCTGCGGTGAGTGCCAGCAGTGGGGGACCGTCGTCGAGGCCGCAGAGCAGACCGGGATCACCACGCAGATCGCACCGGTCGCGCCGGGCGCGCAGCGCGCAGCGCGACCGATCACCGCGGTCGATACGCGCGACGCCCCGCGGCGGACGACGGGGGTCGGCGAGTTCGACCGGGTGCTCGGCGGGGGCCTCGTTCCCGGCGCGGCCATCCTCCTCTCCGGCGAGCCGGGAGTCGGCAAGTCCACGCTGCTGCTCGAGGTGGCCGTCCACACCGCGCGCAGCGGGCAGCGTGTGCTGTACGCAAGCGCCGAGGAGTCGCTCGCGCAGGTGCGCCTCCGCGCGGAACGCACCGGCGCCCTCCACGACGAGCTGTATCTGGCCAGCGAGACCGACCTCGCCACCATCCTCGGCCACATCGACGAGGTCGCTCCCGATCTGCTGATCGTCGACTCGGTGCAGACGGTGTCGTCCGCGATGTCCGACGGCGCGGCCGGGCACCCGAGCCAGGTCCGCGAGGTCGCCTCGACCCTCATCCGCGTCGCCAAGGAGCGCGCTCTGCCGACGATCCTGGTCGGACACGTCACGAAAGACGGCACGATCGCCGGCCCGCGCATCCTCGAGCACCTCGTCGACGTGGTCTGCCAGTTCGAGGGCGACCGACAGACATCGCTCCGGTTCGTGAGGGCCCTGAAGAACCGCTTCGGCCCGACCGACGAGGTCGGATGCTTCGACATGACCGGGGAGGGAATCGCTGAGGTGCCCGACCCCAGCGCTCTGTTCCTCGGGCACGGCGAGCCGGTCCCCGGCACGTGCGTCACCATCGCGCTCGAGGGCCGCCGGGCGATTCCGGTGGAGATCCAGGCCCTGACCATCCCCACGGCGTCGCCGAACGCCCGCCGCGTCGTCAGCGGTGTGGACGGCGCCCGGGTGGCGATGATCCTCGCCGTGATCGAGAAGCGCCTCAACCTCAAGGTCTCGGCGTGCGACGTCTACGTCTCGACCGTCGGCGGGGTGCGCCTGCTCGAACCTGCGGCAGATCTGGCCATCGCGGTCGCCGTGGTGAACTCGATGCGCGACCGTGCGCTGGCGCGCGGAGTCGCCGCCATCGGCGAGCTCACCCTCGCGGGCGAGGTGCGGCCGGTCACGCAGGCGGCGCAGCGGCGCACCGAGGCCGGCCGGCTCGGCTACGCGACGGTCGTCGATGCGTCATCCGGTCATCTCGCCGCCGCGCTCCGAGACCTGGTGCCCCACGCCTCGGGGCGCCTGCGCGACGTTCCCGAGTTCTGAGCGCCGATCGCGCGGCGGCGCCGGAGTCAGGCGTCGAGCGCGGCGATGAGATCGTCGGGTGATGCCTGCATCGGGTGGGGGCCGGCGATGTCGAAGAACACCGTCTTCACCGCCTCGCGATGGCGGCCGAGGAAGGCGCGCAGCCACGCCGGAGACTGCAGGGCCACCGTGGGCGGCAGACTCTCGGGCTTGTGAGCGGCATCGCTGAAAAGCAGGAGGGCGAGGTCGCCCGATTCGGGGTCGCGGTAGGTCCACACCTCGCCGGCGTCGCGCGGGTCATCGCGGGCTCCGGCGCGCAGCAGCGGGACGACGGTGGGTCCGTGCCGCAGAGCGAACGCCACCGCGGCCATATCCTGCGTCTGCAGCGCGTCACTGAGCGCGGTGTTGCGGAAATCCAGCTCGGGCGCTCGTCGAGCGCGCTTCTTCCCCGCCATCCCTCCAGCCTACGGGAACGTCAATGGCCCTCCCGGGGACCCTCTGCGAGGAAAGGATCGGCGGAAGGGCCATGCCCACCGGGGCACGTCTGGACGCTCGCTGGGGACGAACTCGCTGCTGGGGACAACGACGACAGCTCACCCGATGGACAGCTCTAGGATACGTCGCTGCATCGACTTTCCGCTGTCCCCCAAATGGGGGACACGCCGGTGACGGAAGGCGGGAGGATAGGCCGTTTTCCGCGCCCGCCGAAAAGATGAAAATCATGTCCCCCAAACGGTGGACAAGGCCGCTCGACGACGGTTAGTGTGATCACGGCGATCGAGCGGGGCTGGGGCTATCACAAGCCGCTCGATCCAACTGGGGAAGCTGGGAGCCAAGGGGGCATGGGGGCCGACTGATCGTTCACAGCATGTGAGTCCCCTCGCATCGACTGCATCGATGCGAGGGGACCGCAATCCCGTCTGAAGCACGATGACCGATTGGGGATTCGGACGGGTCGGCTACTTGGGGGACGCCGACCCGGTGCTGGGGACACCGTACGTGCTCCTGAGTCCAGGGACCAGCCAACTCTAACCCGGCCGCGGCGCCCACACGCCGCGGCCGGGTGGTATATCGCCTGGTCAGGTGATATATCAGTTCGTCGGTGTGGCTTCGCGTCGCCCGGAGCTCACAGAAGCAGGAACTGTGCGGTGTTCGTGGAGTTCACCCCGCCGATCGAAACATACAGGTGGTACGACGCCCCGCCCGCCGGCGCGGCCTGGCGTTCGGTCGCACCGCAGGTCTCCACCGACGATCGCGTGCGGTCCCAGGTGATGGGTGCGGCACTGGTGACGACCTGATTCTCCTCCAGCAGCACCATCAGGTCGCTCGGCTCCGCCTGACAGTCGGTGGACTTCCACCAGGTGTCATTGCCGCTCATCACCGTGAACACCTGGCCGGTCGTGCCGACGTTCAGCGTGCACGCGTCGCCGTTGTTGGTGAGCCGGATCGACAGCTGCGGGTTCTCCCCCGCCGCGTACTCGGTCTTGTCGGTGACAGCCTCGACGAGCAGGTCTCCGGGCACGCACGGCTCTGCCGAGCTCGTGACAGCCGCATCGTCCGCGGTCTCGGAGCTCTCGGCGTCCGGCGCGGCGCTCTCAGAGCCCGGTCCCGGCGTCGGCGTCGCTGCCGAACCGTCGGACTCCAGCGCCGGCAAGTCGGTGGCGACGGGGTCGCCCGTCGGCGTCGACGATGCGACGGGCGCGGGTCCGTCCGCGGCGGAGCCCCGCCAGGGTGGCGCGACGATCAGCCACACCACGAGGGCGATGACCGCGGCCAGACCGAGGAGCACCACGAGGCGCCGCCGGCGATACACCGCCGGGGAATGGCGCCGACGCGCGACGGTTTCGGTCATGCGACCAGGCTAGGTCGCCGTCGTCACCCGCCCGGGACGGCACGCCCTGGAGGCTCGGGAAAACGACAGCGCCGACGCGCCGCCGTGAGGCGGACGCGCCGGCGCGGAGGCGTCGGTCAGCGAGTGACGCTGCGGTTGCGCGT
The Microbacterium sp. SLBN-154 DNA segment above includes these coding regions:
- the radA gene encoding DNA repair protein RadA, with protein sequence MPRRTATTAPYRCTECGWTTARWVGRCGECQQWGTVVEAAEQTGITTQIAPVAPGAQRAARPITAVDTRDAPRRTTGVGEFDRVLGGGLVPGAAILLSGEPGVGKSTLLLEVAVHTARSGQRVLYASAEESLAQVRLRAERTGALHDELYLASETDLATILGHIDEVAPDLLIVDSVQTVSSAMSDGAAGHPSQVREVASTLIRVAKERALPTILVGHVTKDGTIAGPRILEHLVDVVCQFEGDRQTSLRFVRALKNRFGPTDEVGCFDMTGEGIAEVPDPSALFLGHGEPVPGTCVTIALEGRRAIPVEIQALTIPTASPNARRVVSGVDGARVAMILAVIEKRLNLKVSACDVYVSTVGGVRLLEPAADLAIAVAVVNSMRDRALARGVAAIGELTLAGEVRPVTQAAQRRTEAGRLGYATVVDASSGHLAAALRDLVPHASGRLRDVPEF
- a CDS encoding dehydrogenase — its product is MAGKKRARRAPELDFRNTALSDALQTQDMAAVAFALRHGPTVVPLLRAGARDDPRDAGEVWTYRDPESGDLALLLFSDAAHKPESLPPTVALQSPAWLRAFLGRHREAVKTVFFDIAGPHPMQASPDDLIAALDA